Proteins encoded by one window of Mariniplasma anaerobium:
- a CDS encoding ATP-binding protein → MELKRKLYSTLIEWKKENGKTALLIEGARRVGKTTTALEFAKNEYKSYVLIDFSIASNEMKSLFTKYASSLDDFFFFISTLTNTTLHHRDTLIIFDEVQLFPKARQLIKHLVKDNRYDYIETGSLLSIKQNVKDILIPSEERTMIMHPLDFEEFCMATGHIQLFSIIKKHFVDLKPLGPIHSQVMKLYRQYLLVGGMPQAVLEFIHSNDYTKVDQVKRDILRLYRNDIAKYAKGYESKVLQIFDEIPAQLSKHEKKFKLASISKDARFREYEDAFMWLDEAMLTNACFNADDPQVGLALYKDRLTLKLYMADTGLLISHAYDSTSKMHIKIAEKIVSDQLEANHGMLFENIVAQALRVNNKKLYFYSRIDQENSQNTMEIDFLINDPYNPSKIAPIEVKSSKRYKTSSLNKFKSKFKSRIGQSFLLHTKDLAIKDNIYYLPIYMVSFL, encoded by the coding sequence ATGGAACTAAAAAGAAAATTATATAGTACTTTAATCGAATGGAAAAAAGAAAATGGAAAAACCGCCCTATTAATAGAGGGAGCAAGACGTGTTGGTAAAACGACAACAGCTCTTGAATTTGCAAAAAATGAATACAAGTCATATGTACTAATAGATTTCAGTATAGCTTCTAATGAAATGAAATCTTTGTTTACAAAGTATGCTTCTTCTCTTGATGACTTCTTTTTCTTTATATCAACTTTAACAAATACAACTCTACATCATCGAGATACACTCATCATTTTTGATGAAGTCCAATTGTTTCCTAAAGCTAGACAATTAATCAAGCACTTGGTAAAAGATAATCGTTATGATTATATTGAAACTGGATCTTTATTATCGATAAAGCAAAATGTTAAAGACATCCTCATCCCTTCTGAAGAAAGGACTATGATTATGCACCCTCTGGATTTCGAAGAATTTTGCATGGCGACTGGACATATACAACTCTTCTCAATTATAAAAAAACATTTTGTCGATTTAAAACCACTTGGCCCAATTCACTCACAAGTTATGAAACTCTATAGACAATATTTGCTGGTTGGCGGGATGCCTCAAGCAGTACTAGAATTCATTCATTCAAATGATTACACCAAAGTGGATCAAGTAAAAAGAGACATTCTAAGGCTTTATAGAAATGATATCGCTAAATATGCAAAGGGATATGAATCAAAAGTTTTACAAATATTTGATGAAATACCAGCTCAACTTTCAAAACACGAGAAAAAATTTAAGCTAGCATCTATATCTAAAGATGCACGTTTTCGAGAGTATGAAGATGCATTTATGTGGTTAGATGAAGCGATGCTTACAAATGCTTGTTTTAATGCAGATGATCCTCAAGTTGGACTTGCTTTATATAAAGACAGACTTACTTTAAAACTCTACATGGCTGACACAGGTTTGCTCATTAGTCATGCATATGATTCAACAAGTAAAATGCATATAAAAATTGCAGAAAAAATTGTATCAGATCAACTAGAGGCGAACCATGGTATGTTGTTTGAAAATATTGTTGCTCAAGCTCTTAGAGTCAACAACAAGAAGTTGTATTTTTATTCTAGAATCGATCAAGAAAACAGTCAAAACACAATGGAAATCGACTTCTTAATTAATGACCCTTATAACCCAAGTAAAATAGCTCCAATAGAAGTAAAATCAAGTAAGCGTTACAAAACATCCTCTTTAAATAAATTTAAATCTAAATTTAAATCTCGAATTGGTCAAAGTTTTTTGTTGCATACAAAAGATTTAGCAATTAAAGATAACATCTACTATTTACCTATATATATGGTTAGCTTTCTTTAA
- a CDS encoding DUF6933 domain-containing protein, whose translation MHISCTKKLLDFLKPEVIEKDTDNDLFAWHANFININRKKLLILMNDLTRFCIVFYGVKKSDFKDPIFMLQKAIIIAMGTEGYDQQTVMKYVNQIKEVTYSKTKNRTLVAQLNRAVEDSWWICEDRLYNQLFQPDIANSLNNAFVGTNHWKEVHQPVVKMKEYLEML comes from the coding sequence ATGCATATTTCTTGTACAAAGAAGTTATTAGATTTTCTAAAACCTGAAGTCATTGAAAAAGATACTGATAATGATCTATTTGCTTGGCATGCAAATTTCATAAATATCAATCGAAAAAAATTACTAATCTTAATGAATGATTTAACTCGGTTTTGCATCGTTTTCTATGGAGTAAAGAAGAGCGATTTTAAAGATCCAATTTTTATGTTACAAAAAGCAATTATAATTGCTATGGGTACTGAAGGATATGATCAGCAGACTGTAATGAAATATGTGAATCAAATCAAAGAAGTAACTTATAGCAAAACAAAAAATAGAACTCTAGTCGCTCAATTAAATAGAGCAGTTGAGGATTCATGGTGGATTTGTGAAGATAGACTTTATAATCAATTGTTTCAACCTGACATCGCAAATAGTTTAAATAATGCTTTTGTTGGAACAAATCATTGGAAAGAAGTTCATCAACCGGTTGTAAAAATGAAAGAATATTTAGAAATGCTTTAG